One stretch of Armigeres subalbatus isolate Guangzhou_Male chromosome 2, GZ_Asu_2, whole genome shotgun sequence DNA includes these proteins:
- the LOC134213917 gene encoding vacuolar-sorting protein SNF8 isoform X2: MRRRAGVGAIQKQKLEAEKYRDKGSELQDSQFEQMVKQMDVLKENLEEFAAKHKTEIRKNPQFRRQFQEMCAAIGVDPLASGKGFWSVLGMGDFYYELAIQVVEVCLAANHSTGGLMELNELRSRLVTARGRKQIHQEIVNEDIIMAARKLKIFGNGFFVFPVGDGQYMVQSVPGELSLDETSVLSAAVNNSQGYVTISMLTDNLKWTEFRAKQAVEKIISDGLAWVDSQGGEVSYWFPSLFAGRQGSNT, translated from the exons ATGCGACGCCGCGCAGGAGTCGGTGCCATCCAGAAGCAAAAGCTCGAAGCAGAAAAGTACCGTGACAAAGGCAGCGAACTGCAGGACTCGCAGTTTGAACAGATGGTTAAACAAATGGATGTCCTGAAGGagaatctggaggaattcgccGCAAAGCATAAGacggaaatcagaaaaaatcCCCAATTCCGAAGACAGTTTCAGGAGATGTGTGCTGCAATCGGGGTGGATCCATTGGCTTCCGGGAAAGGATTCTGGAGTGTACTGGGCATGGGTGACTTCTACTACGAGCTGGCCATCCAAGTAGTGGAAGTTTGTTTGGCTGCAAACCACAGTACAG GAGGCTTAATGGAACTAAATGAATTGCGAAGTCGTTTGGTGACTGCTAGGGGCCGAAAGCAAATTCACCAAGAGATTGTTAACGAAGACATCATAATGGCTGCACGAAAGCTAAAGATTTTTGGCAATGGATTCTTTGTGTTTCCGGTAGGTGATGGGCAATACATGGTTCAGTCGGTTCCCGGAGAGCTAAGCTTGGATGAAACTTCAGTCCTGAGTGCGGCTGTAAATAATAGTCAAGGATATGTTACTATCTCAATGCTGACGGATAATTTAAA ATGGACGGAATTTCGAGCCAAACAAGCCGTAGAGAAGATTATTTCCGATGGCCTGGCCTGGGTAGATAGTCAAGGCGGAGAGGTATCTTACTGGTTTCCAAGTTTATTTGCTGGTCGTCAGGGGTCAAATACTTGA
- the LOC134213917 gene encoding vacuolar-sorting protein SNF8 isoform X1: protein MTVRKKNSQNSCKVQKAQYNKLFFNIRSKLFIKMRRRAGVGAIQKQKLEAEKYRDKGSELQDSQFEQMVKQMDVLKENLEEFAAKHKTEIRKNPQFRRQFQEMCAAIGVDPLASGKGFWSVLGMGDFYYELAIQVVEVCLAANHSTGGLMELNELRSRLVTARGRKQIHQEIVNEDIIMAARKLKIFGNGFFVFPVGDGQYMVQSVPGELSLDETSVLSAAVNNSQGYVTISMLTDNLKWTEFRAKQAVEKIISDGLAWVDSQGGEVSYWFPSLFAGRQGSNT from the exons atgactgtgagaaaaaaaaactcgcagAACTCttgtaaagtgcaaaaagcgcaatataataaacttttttttaatattcgcAG TAAGTTATTTATTAAGATGCGACGCCGCGCAGGAGTCGGTGCCATCCAGAAGCAAAAGCTCGAAGCAGAAAAGTACCGTGACAAAGGCAGCGAACTGCAGGACTCGCAGTTTGAACAGATGGTTAAACAAATGGATGTCCTGAAGGagaatctggaggaattcgccGCAAAGCATAAGacggaaatcagaaaaaatcCCCAATTCCGAAGACAGTTTCAGGAGATGTGTGCTGCAATCGGGGTGGATCCATTGGCTTCCGGGAAAGGATTCTGGAGTGTACTGGGCATGGGTGACTTCTACTACGAGCTGGCCATCCAAGTAGTGGAAGTTTGTTTGGCTGCAAACCACAGTACAG GAGGCTTAATGGAACTAAATGAATTGCGAAGTCGTTTGGTGACTGCTAGGGGCCGAAAGCAAATTCACCAAGAGATTGTTAACGAAGACATCATAATGGCTGCACGAAAGCTAAAGATTTTTGGCAATGGATTCTTTGTGTTTCCGGTAGGTGATGGGCAATACATGGTTCAGTCGGTTCCCGGAGAGCTAAGCTTGGATGAAACTTCAGTCCTGAGTGCGGCTGTAAATAATAGTCAAGGATATGTTACTATCTCAATGCTGACGGATAATTTAAA ATGGACGGAATTTCGAGCCAAACAAGCCGTAGAGAAGATTATTTCCGATGGCCTGGCCTGGGTAGATAGTCAAGGCGGAGAGGTATCTTACTGGTTTCCAAGTTTATTTGCTGGTCGTCAGGGGTCAAATACTTGA
- the LOC134217423 gene encoding 116 kDa U5 small nuclear ribonucleoprotein component — protein sequence MDTDLYDEFGNYIGPDLESDEDDDQSLYGQPDQQDDLDLDDGMEEEAEQSEDPATSRAVVLHEDKRYYPSALEVYGEEVETIVQEEDAQPLDKPLIEPVKKVKFQIKEQELPDTTYNMEFLADLMDTPTLIRNVALIGHLHHGKTTFVDCLVRQTHPQFQDMDERNLRYTDTLFTEQERGVSIKATPITLVLPDVKSKSFLINVFDTPGHVNFSDEVTAAMRLCDGVVLFVDAAEGVSLNTERLLKHAIQEKLAITVCINKIDRLMLELKLPPQDAYFKLKHIVEEINGLLTLYGDSDVKQVSPILGNVCFASSLYGICFTLKSFARLYADTYDGVNPAEFARRLWGDMYFHNKSRKFTKKPPHSSAHRSFVEFILEPLYKLFAQVVGDVDTTLVDTLAELNIRVTKEEMKCNIRPLLRLICNRFIGDFCGFVDMCVEHIQSPLENAQTKIDHIYTGVRESGIYQDMMNCDQSSQLMVHTSKMYPTEDCTFFQVLGRVMSGTLHAGQEVRVLGENYSLIDEEDSRTLQVGRLWIYEARYKVELNRVPAGNWVLIEGIDQCIVKTSTITDVNMNEDVFIFRPLKFNTQSIIKIAVEPVNPSELPKMLDGLRKVNKSYPLLSTKVEESGEHVILGTGELYLDCVMHDLRKMYSEIDIKVADPVVAFCESVVETSSLKCFAETPNKKNKITMIAEPLEKGLGEDIENETVSIGWNKKKLGEFFQINYDWDLLAARSIWAFGPDNTGPNILVDDTLPFEVDKALLGSVKDSIIQGFQWGTREGPLCEEPIRNVKFKILDAVIAQEPLHRGGGQIIPTARRVAYSAFLLATPRLCEPYLFVEVQAPADCVSSVYSVLARRRGHVTQDAPVPGSPLYTIKAFIPAIDSFGFETDLRTHTQGQAFCLSVFHHWQIVPGDPLDKSIVIRPLEPQPATHLAREFMIKTRRRKGLSEDVSINKFFDDPMLLELARQDVLLNYPI from the exons ATGGATACGGATTTGTACGACGAATTTGGCAACTACATCGGGCCGGATTTAGAGAGTGACGAAGACGACGATCAAAGTTTGTACGGACAACCGGACCAGCAGGATGATCTCGATCTGGATGACGGCATGGAAGAAGAAGCCGAGCAAAGCGAGGATCCTGCCACTTCTCGAGCGGTGGTCCTTCACGAGGACAAACGATATTATCCATCTGCACTGGAGGTATACGGAGAAGAAGTTGAAACCATCGTGCAAGAGGAAGATGCACAACCGCTGGATAAACCCCTTATTGAACCGGTCAAGAAAGTAAAGTTTCAGATCAAAGAACAAGAACTTCCTGACACTACATACAATATGGAATTCTTAGCAGATTTGATGGATACTCCGACGCTCATCCGAAATGTGGCTTTAATCGGCCATTTGCATCATGGAAAAACTACATTTGTTGACTGTTTAGTACGACAGACGCATCCGCAATTTCAGGACATGGACGAGCGAAATTTGCGTTACACAGACACACTATTTACTGAACAGGAACGCGGTGTGAGCATTAAAGCTACCCCAATAACGCTGGTCCTGCCGGATGTGAAGAGCAAGAGCTTTTTGATAAACGTTTTTGACACTCCAGGGCATGTGAACTTTTCGGACGAGGTAACTGCCGCAATGCGTCTGTGCGACGGTGTTGTTCTTTTTGTGGACGCCGCGGAAGGGGTGTCTTTGAATACGGAAAGATTGCTGAAGCATGCTATTCAGGAAAAGCTGGCCATTACTGTTTGCATCAACAAGATCGATCGCCTGATGCTGGAACTAAAACTGCCTCCCCAAGATGCTTACTTTAAACTGAAGCACATAGTAGAAGAAATCAATGGTCTATTAACTCTGTATGGGGATTCGGATGTGAAGCAAGTGTCTCCCATTTTAGGCAACGTATGTTTTGCCAGTTCCTTGTATGGTATTTGTTTCACGCTGAAATCCTTTGCTCGGCTTTATGCCGATACGTACGACGGAGTCAACCCAGCGGAGTTTGCACGCCGACTTTGGGGTGACATGTACTTCCACAATAAATC GCGCAAGTTTACCAAAAAGCCGCCGCATAGCTCAGCTCATCGCAGCTTTGTAGAGTTCATCTTGGAACCTCTGTATAAGCTATTTGCGCAGGTTGTTGGCGACGTTGATACTACGCTGGTTGACACACTGGCTGAATTGAACATCCGTGTAACCAAGGAAGAAATGAAATGCAACATTCGTCCTCTGTTACGTTTGATCTGTAATAGATTCATTGGGGACTTTTGCGGATTTGTGGATATGTGCGTAGAACACATTCAATCACCACTGGAAAATGCCCAAACGAAAATCGATCATATCTATACCGGAGTGAGAGAAAGTGGCATCTACCAGGATATGATGAACTGTGATCAGAGCTCGCAACTGATGGTGCATACTTCGAAAATGTACCCTACCGAAGATTGCACTTTCTTTCAG GTCCTCGGTCGCGTAATGAGTGGAACATTGCATGCAGGTCAAGAAGTTCGAGTTCTGGGCGAAAACTATTCGTTGATTGACGAAGAAGACTCTCGTACCTTGCAAGTAGGTCGTTTATGGATCTATGAAGCACGATACAAAGTCGAATTGAACCGCGTCCCGGCGGGTAACTGGGTTTTAATCGAAGGAATCGATCAGTGCATAGTCAAGACTTCCACCATTACGGACGTCAATATGAACGAAGATGTGTTCATTTTTAGACCGTTGAAATTCAACACTCAGAGTATCATCAAAATTGCGGTAGAACCGGTCAATCCTTCGGAGCTGCCGAAAATGTTGGATGGGTTAAGGAAAGTGAATAAATCATACCCTCTACTATCTACAAAAGTTGAAGAGTCTGGCGAGCATGTCATTCTAGGAACTGGCGAACTGTACCTGGATTGCGTCATGCATGATCTGCGAAAAATGTACTCTGAGATTGACATCAAAGTAGCGGACCCAGTGGTGGCATTTTGCGAGAGTGTAGTCGAGACAAGTTCCTTGAAATGCTTCGCCGAAACGCcgaataaaaagaataaaattacCATGATTGCGGAGCCGCTGGAAAAGGGACTGGGTGAGGACATCGAAAACGAAACTGTTTCCATTGGTTGGAACAAGAAAAAGCTAGGAGAGTTTTTCCAGATCAATTACGATTGGGACTTGCTTGCTGCTCGGTCAATTTGGGCTTTCGGACCAGACAACACAGGTCCCAATATTCTTGTGGACGACACACTTCCATTCGAAGTGGACAAAGCTCTACTGGGGTCGGTAAAGGACTCAATCATCCAAGGATTCCAATGGGGCACCCGAGAAGGTCCACTCTGCGAAGAACCAATTCGAAATGTCAAGTTCAAAATTCTTGATGCCGTAATTGCGCAGGAGCCACTGCATCGAGGAGGTGGTCAAATCATCCCAACAGCCCGGCGTGTAGCCTATTCTGCGTTTCTATTGGCCACACCCCGTCTCTGTGAACCGTATCTCTTTGTAGAAGTGCAAGCACCTGCCGATTGTGTTTCTTCCGTTTATTCCGTCCTAGCCAGACGTCGGGGTCACGTTACTCAGGACGCGCCTGTACCAGGTTCCCCGTTGTACACCATCAAGGCATTTATCCCAGCAATCGATTCGTTTGGATTTGAAACCGACCTCCGGACGCACACTCAAGGGCAGGCGTTCTGCCTGTCGGTGTTCCACCATTGGCAGATTGTCCCTGGTGATCCGCTGGACAAAAGTATCGTCATCCGACCGCTAGAACCGCAACCAGCCACGCACTTGGCGCGTGAATTTATGATAAAAACCCGCCGGCGAAAGGGTCTTTCTGAGGACGTTTCGATCAATAAATTCTTCGACGATCCTATGTTGCTGGAGCTAGCCCGCCAGGACGTCCTGCTCAACTATCCCATCTAA
- the LOC134217425 gene encoding protein VAC14 homolog, which yields MENAYAPISEACVKALSDKTYEKRKIAATEIEKMVADFNAKKSYAQIRRIIEVLSKDFVTSNDSNKKKGGLIALAAASIALGKDTERFIEEIVNPILNCLMDTDTRVRYFASESLYNVVKVSRGSIIPLFPSLFTSLSRLVTDPDQSVKNGSELLDRLLKDIVIESSHSFDLDSFIPLVRERIMAKNSFARQFIISWISVLNAVPEINMVVYLPEILLGLFQMLEDNMPEIQRMCESLLTQFLKTIKSDPTAVDIPQMMNVLIVQAQSSNALIQFTAISWIKEFVQLAKGNIIRFSSGIFTAVLPCLAFESESKKHIKDCATAVNIHLLELVSGEEKQQHLKNLDLDSVMEVLRQYLIHSSVPTKIAVLKWVHHLFTEVHDEMSSHANNLFPVLLRDCLSDSSDEVVLQAIVVLAEIVNSATAKGSDFDQLQYKHFLMELLSLFSENRMFLENRGTLIIRQLCRLLNAEYIYRTFAEILQEERSNLKFASTMVRTLNMILLTTSDLFELRNTLRDIKSEKSASLFECLYKCWSHCAVSTLSLCLLAQCYQHVSEIVVLFADMEITVEFLVEIDKLVQLIESPIFASLRLALVSHTNDNADAQHLSRALYGILMLIPQTEAFHLLRNRLQCVPNYWGQPAKINSKSSNESQSKINFKQLFENFQQVQAMHHRQRLEQRKKNQF from the exons ATGGAAAATGCTTACGCTCCTATTAGCGAGGCTTGTGTTAAGGCCCTCAGCGACAAAACCTACGAGAAGCGTAAGATTGCAGCCACTGAGATCGAAAA GATGGTAGCAGATTTCAACGCCAAAAAGAGCTACGCACAAATCCGAAGGATAATCGAAGTACTGAGCAAAGACTTTGTAACGTCGAACGACTCCAATAAAAAGAAAGGAGGACTGATAGCGCTGGCTGCGGCCAGTATCGCCCTCGGCAAGGATACTGAACGATTCATTGAAGAAATTGTCAATCCTATTCTGAACTGTCTGATGGACACGGACACGCGAGTGCG ATATTTTGCGAGCGAGTCGCTCTATAACGTGGTGAAAGTTTCACGAGGCTCCATCATCCCACTGTTTCCGAGTCTTTTTACCTCGTTGAGCAGGCTTGTAACCGATCCTGATCAAAGCGTAAAAAATGGCAGCGAACTACTCGATCGATTGCTGAAGGACATTGTTATTGAATCATCTCATTCGTTCGATTTGGATTCTTTTATTCCGTTGGTTCGGGAGCGAATCATGGCGAAAAATTCGTTTGCCAGGCAGTTCATAATTTCTTGGATATCGGTGCTGAATGCTGTTCCTGAAATCAACATGGTAGTCTATCTGCCGGAAATTTTACTTGGTTTGTTCCAAATGCTGGAGGACAATATGCCAGAAATTCAGCGAATGTGTGAATCATTGCTGActcaatttttgaaaacaatcaagtccGACCCCACGGCGGTGGATATTCCGCAGATGATGAACGTATTGATAGTCCAAGCGCAATCGAGTAACGCGTTGATACAGTTCACTGCAATAAGCTGGATCAAGGAATTCGTTCAGCTGGCGAAGGGAAATATTATAAGATTCTCATCAGGCATTTTTACAGCAGTTCTGCCATGCCTGGCGTTTGAGAGTGAATCTAAAAAGCACATCAAAGATTGTGCGACGGCAGTCAACATTCACTTGCTGGAGCTGGTATCGGGCGAGGAAAAACAACAGCACCTTAAAAATCTAGACCTGGACTCTGTGATGGAAGTTTTACGCCAATACTTGATTCACAGTTCGGTGCCGACTAAGATCGCTGTGCTGAAATGGGTTCACCATCTGTTCACCGAAGTCCACGATGAAATGTCCAGTCATGCGAACAATCTGTTTCCGGTGTTATTGCGGGACTGCTTGTCTGATAGTTCGGACGAAGTGGTACTACAAGCAATTGTCGTGCTGGCAGAGATTGTCAACTCGGCGACAGCGAAAGGCAGCGACTTCGATCAACTGCAGtataaacattttttgatgGAGCTGCTGTCATTGTTTAGCGAAAACCGAATGTTCTTGGAAAATCGAGGAACGCTAATCATAAGGCAGCTTTGTCGTCTGCTGAATGCCGAATACATTTATCGAACGTTCGCAGAGATCTTGCAAGAGGAAAGAAGCAACCTGAAGTTTGCATCGACGATGGTTCGGACGTTGAATATGATTCTACTGACGACGTCAGATTTGTTCGAATTAAGGAACACCTTGAGGGATATTAAAAGCGAAAAGTCTGCTTCGTTGTTCGAGTGTCTGTACAAATGTTGGTCACATTGTGCTGTGTCTACTTTGTCGCTCTGTCTATTGGCTCAGTGCTATCAACATGTGTCGGAAATCGTCGTATTATT TGCTGACATGGAAATCACGGTCGAGTTTCTAGTAGAAATCGATAAACTTGTTCAGTTGATTGAATCTCCCATTTTTGCCT CCCTTCGACTAGCTCTGGTCTCGCATACCAATGACAACGCCGATGCGCAACATCTATCACGGGCTTTGTATGGAATATTAATGCTGATTCCTCAAACTGAAGCGTTCCACCTACTTCGCAATAGACTTCAATGCGTCCCAAACTACTGGGGTCAACCAGCAAAgat aaattcgaaATCATCTAACGAGAGCCAGAGTAAAATCAATTTCAAGCAGttgtttgaaaatttccaacaagTTCAAGCAATGCATCATCGGCAGCGACTGgagcaacgaaaaaaaaatcaattctaa
- the LOC134217392 gene encoding NADH-ubiquinone oxidoreductase 49 kDa subunit yields MAFSVLSSVAKKASSSVYVTNCLLKNVGALYNSQQVRNAGKWFPDAEFINQFNSAVMYPDEVTSKWKIPPWNSKIAPVEKSVRNVKINFGPQHPAAHGVLRLVLELDGETVMRADPHIGLLHRGTEKLIEYKTYTQALPYFDRLDYVSMMCNEQCYSLAVEKLLNIDIPLRAKYIRVLFGEITRILNHIMAVGTHALDVGAMTPFFWLFEEREKMMEFYERVSGARMHAAYIRPGGVSQDLPLGLLDDIYEFASKFAERLDEVEDVLTTNRIWVQRTQDIGVVSAEDALNYGFSGVMLRGSGIKWDLRKSQPYDAYDLVDFDVPIGTKGDCYDRYLCRVEEMRQSLRIIDQCLNKMPAGDIKTDDAKLTPPSRSEMKTSMEALIHHFKLFTQGYQVPPGSTYTAIEAPKGEFGVYLVSDGSSRPYRCKIKAPGFAHLAALDKVGKHHMLADIVAIIGTLDVVFGEIDR; encoded by the coding sequence ATGGCTTTCTCGGTGCTTAGCTCAGTGGCCAAAAAGGCATCATCCTCTGTTTATGTAACCAATTGTTTGTTGAAGAATGTTGGGGCTTTATATAATTCCCAACAAGTACGGAATGCCGGAAAGTGGTTTCCGGATGCGGAGTTTATCAACCAGTTCAATTCTGCAGTAATGTACCCCGATGAGGTTACGTCCAAGTGGAAGATCCCTCCATGGAACAGCAAGATTGCCCCGGTGGAGAAATCGGTTCGGAATGTGAAGATAAACTTCGGTCCGCAACATCCGGCGGCTCACGGTGTACTGCGTCTAGTGCTGGAACTGGATGGAGAGACGGTGATGAGAGCTGATCCGCACATTGGTCTCCTTCACCGTGGCACGGAAAAGCTGATCGAGTACAAGACGTACACCCAGGCCTTGCCTTACTTTGATCGGTTGGATTATGTGTCTATGATGTGTAACGAGCAATGCTATTCCCTGGCTGTAGAAAAGCTGCTGAACATCGATATCCCTCTGCGAGCCAAGTACATTAGGGTTTTGTTTGGAGAGATTACCAGAATTCTGAATCACATTATGGCTGTTGGAACACACGCTCTGGACGTGGGAGCCATGACTCCGTTCTTCTGGCTGTTTGAGGAACGTGAAAAGATGATGGAATTCTATGAGCGCGTTTCCGGAGCTCGTATGCACGCAGCTTACATTCGACCTGGTGGGGTTTCGCAGGATCTTCCGCTAGGTTTATTGGACGATATTTATGAATTTGCTTCTAAGTTTGCTGAACGTTTGGATGAAGTCGAAGACGTCCTCACCACTAATCGTATTTGGGTTCAACGGACGCAAGACATTGGAGTTGTTTCTGCTGAAGATGCTTTGAACTATGGTTTCAGTGGCGTCATGCTCCGTGGATCTGGCATAAAGTGGGATCTTCGTAAGTCTCAGCCATACGATGCCTATGATCTGGTTGATTTCGATGTCCCAATCGGAACCAAGGGTGACTGTTATGACCGTTACTTGTGCCGTGTGGAGGAAATGCGTCAATCGCTGCGCATCATTGATCAATGTTTGAATAAGATGCCTGCAGGTGACATCAAGACCGACGATGCCAAATTGACGCCGCCATCGCGGTCTGAAATGAAAACCTCGATGGAGGCTTTGATCCATCACTTCAAGCTGTTTACACAGGGCTACCAGGTTCCACCCGGTTCGACGTACACCGCAATAGAGGCACCGAAGGGCGAGTTTGGTGTTTACTTGGTATCAGATGGTTCTAGTCGCCCTTACCGGTGCAAGATCAAGGCGCCAGGCTTTGCTCACTTGGCCGCCCTTGACAAGGTCGGCAAGCACCACATGCTGGCTGACATAGTGGCCATCATCGGAACATTGGATGTCGTGTTTGGTGAAATCGATCGCTAA
- the LOC134217395 gene encoding uncharacterized protein C15orf61 homolog: MTFRKLLTLKPKVSEVLTAYLKQCNEPPWTSYFIKYRDVENDHFGRSHFNWTLKTGTNYHILRTGCYPYMKYHCTKRPLQDLSIEDTFFKFIKVINLGLPQLGYGFAARYLIRHVEWVDMGKQYGKVPIYFLYEEDKGSLY; encoded by the exons ATGACTTTTAGAAAACTCCTTACATTGAAACCCAAAGTGTCGGAAGTTCTGacagcatatttgaaacagtgCAATGAACCACCGTGGACGTCGTACTTCATTAAG TATCGTGATGTGGAAAACGACCACTTTGGCCGATCGCATTTCAACTGGACGTTGAAGACCGGGACAAACTACCACATTTTGCGAACTGGTTGCTACCCGTACATGAAGTACCACTGCACGAAGCGCCCACTCCAGGATCTGAGTATAGAGGACAcctttttcaaatttatcaaGGTGATCAATCTTGGACTGCCGCAGCTAGGCTACGGGTTCGCGGCAAGATACCTCATCCGTCATGTTGAATGGGTCGATATGGGTAAGCAATACGGAAAAGTCCCAATCTACTTCCTCTATGAGGAGGACAAAGGATCATTATATTAG